A part of Aegilops tauschii subsp. strangulata cultivar AL8/78 chromosome 2, Aet v6.0, whole genome shotgun sequence genomic DNA contains:
- the LOC109763523 gene encoding GEM-like protein 7 yields MDKAGHEHVIGIPVSSTAIGIEEPEFTNGDAKYSTSARTGGKSGRRTGDKFARGIKEHVSLGPKLYETVRGKLSLGARILQAGGVEKVFRRWFAVEKGEKLLNASQCYLSTTAGPIAGMLFVSTEKVAFRSDRSLALTTPKGDTVRVPYKVVVPLRRVKAANPSENQHRPEQKYVQLVTDDGFEFWFMGFVSYQASLQHLEQAIGAAGGGMKVQSSRGAGTGSGRRLRPTAA; encoded by the exons ATGGACAAGGCAGGACACGAGCATGTGATCGGCATCCCGGTGAGCAGCACTGCCATCGGCATCGAGGAGCCGGAGTTCACGAACGGTGATGCGAAGTATTCGACGAGCGCGCGTACCGGCGGGAAGTCGGGCCGCAGGACCGGGGACAAGTTTGCTCGGGGCATCAAAGAACATG TGAGTCTCGGCCCAAAACTGTACGAGACCGTGAGGGGCAAGCTGTCGCTGGGCGCGAGAATCCTCCAGGCCGGCGGAGTGGAGAAGGTCTTCCGGCGGTGGTTCGCCGTGGAGAAGGGTGAGAAGCTCCTGAATGCCTCGCAGTGCTACCTGTCTACCACCGCCGGCCCGATCGCCGGGATGCTCTTCGTATCCACGGAGAAGGTGGCCTTCCGCAGCGACCGGTCGCTGGCGTTGACCACGCCCAAGGGCGACACGGTGCGGGTGCCGTACAAGGTGGTCGTCCCGCTGAGGAGGGTGAAGGCGGCCAATCCGAGCGAGAACCAGCACCGGCCGGAGCAGAAGTACGTCCAGCTGGTGACCGACGACGGCTTCGAGTTCTGGTTCATGGGCTTCGTCAGCTACCAGGCGTCCCTGCAGCACCTCGAGCAGGCCATCGGTGCGGCAGGGGGTGGGATGAAGGTGCAGTCGTCGCGGGGCGCGGGCACCGGGAGCGGGCGGCGCCTGCGGCCAACCGCGGCGTGA